A stretch of Paludisphaera borealis DNA encodes these proteins:
- a CDS encoding glycosyltransferase family 4 protein: MRIAQVAPLFECVPPKLYGGTERVVSYLTEELVRQGHEVTLFASGDSETSARLVPGCRRALWQEAGCLETLPHHVRLVEMVAAEAHRFDLIHFHIDYVHFPVVGRLPCPTVTTLHGRLHPPDQEGLFETCSEVPLVSISDDQRRPIPSANWQATVHHGLPLDLHTFRDAPGSYLAFLGRVSPEKGLDRAIEIARRAGMPLRVAARIYPEERPYYERVIEPLLRASPWVEFVGEVGGAAKDDFLGNAHALLFPIEWDEPFGLVMIESMACGTPVIAFRRGSVPEVMVHGVTGFVVEDVAEAEEALGRVPTLSRWACRRTFVERFGAARMAMDYLAVYRRLVGGGSRPIARGAGRAFIAEPLAPIRRHGRLLGPVAAVQSPGGA, encoded by the coding sequence ATGCGGATCGCTCAGGTGGCCCCGCTTTTCGAGTGCGTCCCGCCGAAACTGTACGGCGGGACGGAGCGGGTCGTTTCGTACCTTACCGAGGAACTCGTGCGACAGGGCCACGAGGTCACTCTATTCGCCAGCGGCGATTCGGAGACTTCCGCCCGATTGGTCCCGGGCTGCCGCCGGGCGCTCTGGCAAGAGGCTGGTTGCCTGGAGACGCTCCCGCATCACGTCCGACTCGTGGAGATGGTCGCCGCCGAAGCCCATCGGTTTGATTTGATCCATTTCCACATCGACTACGTCCATTTCCCCGTCGTGGGGCGGCTGCCGTGCCCCACCGTCACCACGCTCCACGGCCGGCTTCACCCGCCCGACCAGGAGGGGCTGTTCGAGACCTGTTCCGAGGTCCCGCTCGTATCGATATCAGACGACCAGCGGAGGCCGATCCCTTCGGCCAACTGGCAGGCGACGGTCCACCACGGGCTGCCCCTCGACTTGCACACCTTCCGCGACGCGCCCGGGTCGTATCTGGCGTTCCTGGGCCGAGTGTCACCGGAGAAGGGCCTGGACAGGGCGATCGAGATCGCCCGGCGGGCCGGGATGCCGTTGCGGGTCGCGGCCAGAATTTATCCGGAGGAGCGGCCGTACTACGAGCGCGTGATCGAGCCCTTGCTGCGGGCGTCGCCCTGGGTCGAGTTCGTCGGCGAGGTCGGCGGCGCGGCGAAGGACGACTTTCTCGGGAACGCCCACGCCCTCCTGTTCCCGATCGAATGGGACGAGCCGTTCGGGCTTGTGATGATCGAGTCCATGGCGTGCGGCACCCCGGTGATCGCGTTCCGTCGCGGGTCGGTCCCGGAAGTGATGGTCCATGGCGTGACCGGATTCGTGGTGGAGGACGTCGCCGAGGCCGAGGAGGCTCTCGGCAGAGTGCCGACGCTGAGCCGATGGGCCTGTCGAAGGACGTTCGTCGAGCGATTCGGCGCCGCCCGGATGGCGATGGATTACCTGGCGGTGTATCGCAGGCTGGTCGGCGGCGGATCACGTCCGATCGCCCGAGGCGCGGGCCGGGCTTTCATCGCCGAGCCGCTCGCCCCGATCCGTCGCCACGGCCGGCTGCTGGGGCCCGTCGCCGCCGTTCAGTCGCCAGGAGGGGCTTGA
- a CDS encoding tetratricopeptide repeat protein, with protein MSQTGNILNRCFELAGAGRLDEAGDLAESALAVEDENGSLWRFVGLLRHQAGDFAGACDALETAQLLVPLDPATNCALAECLARTGCRGLASEIYRTLAISDRTPERLLPAVAAGLGYLGEYTTALEVCVDLTRRQPEFPEAHFGVAFYLRRLGKPPSAALPFIARAHELAPDVALYRISLATLLDHAGRREEAYDLLRDVDLDSVSCQCCLRRMTTIFLAAGDANRGETCRRKAVDGCGEC; from the coding sequence ATGAGTCAGACCGGGAACATCCTGAATCGTTGCTTCGAGCTGGCGGGCGCGGGTCGGCTTGACGAGGCGGGGGATCTGGCGGAGAGCGCGCTGGCGGTGGAAGACGAGAACGGATCGCTCTGGCGGTTCGTCGGCCTGCTGCGTCATCAGGCGGGCGACTTCGCGGGGGCGTGCGACGCGCTCGAGACGGCGCAGCTTCTGGTGCCGCTCGACCCGGCGACGAACTGCGCCCTGGCCGAGTGTCTGGCGCGGACGGGCTGCCGGGGGCTGGCCAGCGAGATCTACCGCACCCTGGCGATCAGCGACCGCACTCCGGAGCGGCTGCTTCCGGCCGTCGCCGCGGGGCTGGGATATCTTGGTGAATACACCACCGCGCTTGAGGTCTGCGTCGACCTCACGCGCCGCCAGCCCGAGTTTCCCGAGGCTCATTTCGGCGTGGCGTTCTACCTTCGGCGGTTGGGGAAGCCCCCCTCGGCCGCCCTGCCCTTCATCGCCCGGGCGCACGAGCTGGCCCCCGACGTGGCGCTCTACCGGATCTCGCTGGCGACGCTCCTGGACCACGCGGGACGCCGCGAGGAAGCCTACGACCTGCTTCGCGACGTCGACCTCGACAGCGTCTCGTGCCAGTGCTGCCTGCGGAGGATGACCACGATCTTCCTGGCCGCCGGTGACGCGAACCGAGGTGAAACCTGCCGTCGCAAGGCCGTCGACGGCTGCGGCGAATGCTGA
- a CDS encoding sensor protein KdpD produces MPKTDAARPSPEQFLNLIRRQERGRLKVYLGSNAGVGKTYSMLREGQRLKKQGVDVAIGIVETHGRAETAEQLGDLEVIPPRQIEYRGVTLKEMDLDAILSRRPTICLVDELAHTNAPGSRHPKRHQDVEDLLRAGIHVITTVNVQHLESLYDNVERITGMKVKERLPDSVIGEADQIVNVDLSVEDLLERMKAGKVYPPERAERAMENFFTPANLTRLREITLTEVAHLIDRRGRRAEADRGPSSAAERVMVGLSSRSPNAPALLRKAARLADRLNSPWYAVYIQTPAEDLTKTDAATHRILTKNLELAHQLGGIPMTFKGGDVPSTILAFAREYDIRVVVMGKSHQPWRRRLFGGSILERLIRDSSGLDVLIVDV; encoded by the coding sequence ATGCCCAAGACCGACGCGGCCCGGCCCAGCCCCGAGCAGTTCCTCAATCTCATTCGCCGCCAGGAGCGGGGCCGGCTGAAGGTCTACCTCGGCTCCAACGCGGGTGTGGGCAAGACCTACTCCATGCTTCGCGAGGGGCAGCGGCTCAAGAAGCAGGGAGTGGACGTCGCGATCGGCATCGTCGAGACCCACGGCCGCGCCGAGACCGCCGAGCAGCTCGGCGACCTGGAGGTCATTCCTCCCCGTCAGATCGAGTACCGGGGCGTGACTCTTAAAGAAATGGACCTCGACGCGATCCTGTCCCGCCGCCCGACCATCTGCCTGGTCGACGAGCTGGCCCATACGAACGCGCCGGGCAGCCGTCACCCCAAGAGGCATCAGGACGTCGAGGATTTGCTCCGCGCCGGCATTCATGTGATCACTACGGTGAACGTCCAGCACTTGGAGAGCCTCTACGACAACGTCGAGCGGATCACGGGCATGAAGGTCAAAGAACGACTGCCCGACTCCGTGATCGGCGAGGCGGATCAGATCGTCAACGTCGACCTGTCAGTCGAGGACCTGCTGGAGCGAATGAAGGCTGGCAAGGTCTACCCGCCCGAGCGGGCCGAGCGGGCGATGGAGAACTTCTTCACCCCCGCCAACCTGACGCGCCTGAGGGAGATCACGCTGACGGAGGTGGCCCACCTGATCGACCGGCGCGGCCGCCGGGCCGAGGCCGACCGGGGCCCGTCCTCGGCCGCGGAGCGCGTGATGGTGGGCCTCTCCAGCCGCAGTCCCAACGCCCCCGCCCTGCTCCGCAAGGCGGCTCGCCTGGCCGACCGACTCAACTCCCCCTGGTACGCCGTCTACATCCAGACCCCGGCTGAGGACCTGACGAAGACCGACGCCGCGACGCACCGCATCTTGACCAAGAATCTGGAGCTGGCCCACCAGCTCGGCGGCATCCCGATGACGTTCAAGGGCGGGGACGTGCCGAGCACCATCCTGGCCTTCGCCAGGGAGTACGACATCCGCGTTGTCGTCATGGGCAAGAGCCACCAACCCTGGAGGCGACGCCTCTTCGGCGGTTCGATCTTGGAACGCCTCATCCGCGACTCTTCCGGCCTGGACGTGCTGATCGTCGACGTCTGA
- a CDS encoding RrF2 family transcriptional regulator gives MQLTQFSDYAMRTVLYLGCRPERLVSVDEISRAYGISRHHLVRVVQSLTELGVVTAQRGRGGGMRLSKKPSEINVGWLIRQTEPHFHLVECFDLETNTCPIAPACGLKGAIQRAQQAFLAVLDEYTLDQFVKRKADLLPLLDASLLHNDELKAV, from the coding sequence ATGCAACTTACGCAGTTCTCCGACTATGCGATGCGCACGGTGCTGTACCTGGGATGCCGGCCGGAGAGGCTGGTCTCGGTCGACGAGATCAGCCGAGCGTACGGGATATCTCGGCACCACCTGGTGCGGGTGGTCCAGAGCCTGACCGAGCTGGGCGTCGTGACGGCCCAGCGCGGTCGAGGGGGCGGGATGCGGCTGTCGAAGAAGCCGTCGGAGATCAACGTCGGCTGGCTGATCCGTCAAACGGAGCCGCACTTCCATCTCGTCGAGTGTTTCGACCTCGAGACGAACACGTGCCCGATCGCGCCGGCGTGCGGCCTGAAAGGGGCGATTCAGCGCGCGCAGCAGGCGTTCCTGGCCGTCCTCGACGAATACACGCTCGACCAGTTCGTCAAGCGAAAGGCCGACCTGCTTCCGCTGCTGGACGCCTCATTGCTTCACAACGACGAGCTCAAGGCCGTTTAG
- a CDS encoding amylo-alpha-1,6-glucosidase, with protein sequence MAEHDPTDPAPPSPAGDPHHVLAATGATDDRTRVLKHNDAFAVFDHLGNIRPGGLGEQGLYHDGTRHLSCLILDLDGQPPFYLGSTIRDENDQLSVALTNPDRLRDGRIEAPLGTLHLAVRTFLREKACHWQLRIRNHGPAPVDASILLRFRADFADIFEVRGMRREARGRDLPPEVSADRVVLGYVGLDGRTRRTLLRFAPNPDRLTEDRARFERSVGPHEEVAIELAIACRGEGEDAEPPWFAEARATVEAASERLKAGSCRVRASDGRFDAWIRRAESDVHMMTSDLPTGPYPYAGVPWFNTPFGRDGIITALQCLWLRPDLARGVLGYLAATQAVDEDPGQDAEPGKILHETRNGEMATLGEMPFGRYYGSVDATPLFVLLAGAYYERTADRAFAAAIQPNVEAALSWIDRYGDRDGDGFVEYERRTADGLIHQGWKDSDDAVSHADGTPAIGPIALCEVQAYVYAALRAGAVLARALGTPDRAAELDIRADRLRERFEAAFWCDDLGTYALALDGDKRPCRIRSSNAGHCLFGGIASPEQAARLARGLTSPDSFSGWGVRTLAVTEARYNPMSYHNGTVWPHDNSLIAYGAARYGLQEIAVQVMEGIFAAGTYFDLNRMPELFCGFDRIQGEGPIPYPVACAPQAWAAGSVFLLLQACLGLGVSGVERQVWFHRPQLPSFLPEVRITDLSVAGSTVDLLLVRHGDDVGVNVLRRTGDVSVVVAK encoded by the coding sequence GTGGCCGAACACGACCCGACGGACCCGGCCCCCCCTTCCCCGGCGGGCGACCCGCACCATGTGCTGGCCGCCACCGGGGCGACCGACGATCGCACCCGGGTCCTCAAGCACAACGACGCCTTCGCCGTGTTCGACCACCTCGGCAACATAAGGCCCGGCGGCCTCGGCGAGCAGGGCCTCTACCACGATGGCACCAGGCACCTGTCCTGCCTGATCCTCGACCTGGATGGACAGCCGCCCTTCTACCTCGGGTCCACCATCCGGGACGAGAACGACCAGCTCTCGGTAGCCCTGACGAACCCGGACCGGCTCCGCGACGGCCGCATCGAGGCCCCGCTCGGGACGCTGCACCTGGCCGTGCGGACCTTCCTCCGGGAGAAGGCCTGCCACTGGCAACTCCGGATCAGGAACCACGGCCCGGCTCCGGTCGACGCGTCGATCCTGCTGCGCTTCCGCGCCGACTTCGCGGACATCTTCGAGGTCCGCGGGATGAGACGCGAGGCCCGCGGCCGCGACCTGCCTCCGGAGGTCTCGGCCGATCGCGTGGTGCTGGGCTACGTCGGTCTCGACGGACGAACCCGCCGGACGCTGCTCCGATTCGCCCCGAACCCGGACCGGCTGACTGAGGACCGGGCCCGATTCGAGCGCTCGGTCGGCCCCCACGAGGAGGTCGCGATCGAGCTGGCGATCGCCTGCCGGGGCGAGGGAGAGGACGCCGAGCCCCCCTGGTTCGCAGAGGCCCGGGCCACGGTTGAGGCGGCCTCCGAGCGGCTCAAGGCCGGTTCCTGCCGCGTGCGGGCGTCGGACGGGCGGTTCGACGCATGGATCCGGCGGGCCGAGTCGGACGTGCACATGATGACCTCCGACCTGCCGACCGGCCCGTATCCCTACGCCGGGGTCCCGTGGTTCAACACGCCGTTCGGCCGCGACGGGATCATTACCGCCCTGCAATGTCTCTGGCTCCGGCCGGATCTGGCCCGCGGCGTGCTCGGCTACCTGGCCGCCACGCAGGCCGTCGATGAGGACCCGGGGCAAGACGCCGAGCCCGGCAAGATCCTCCACGAGACTCGCAACGGCGAGATGGCGACGCTCGGGGAGATGCCGTTCGGCCGGTACTACGGGAGCGTCGATGCGACCCCACTGTTCGTCCTGCTGGCGGGGGCCTATTACGAGCGAACCGCCGACCGGGCGTTCGCCGCCGCGATCCAGCCGAACGTCGAGGCCGCCCTTTCGTGGATCGATCGCTACGGGGATCGCGACGGCGACGGATTCGTCGAGTACGAGCGACGCACGGCCGACGGCCTGATTCATCAAGGTTGGAAGGACTCGGACGACGCCGTGTCGCACGCCGACGGGACGCCGGCGATCGGCCCCATCGCCCTGTGCGAGGTCCAGGCGTACGTCTACGCCGCCCTCCGGGCCGGGGCCGTCCTGGCGCGGGCCCTCGGGACGCCCGACCGGGCGGCCGAGCTGGATATCCGGGCGGACCGGCTCCGCGAGCGTTTCGAGGCGGCGTTCTGGTGCGACGACCTCGGAACGTACGCCCTGGCCCTGGACGGAGACAAGCGGCCCTGCCGGATCAGGTCGTCCAACGCCGGCCATTGCCTGTTTGGCGGCATCGCCTCGCCCGAACAGGCCGCGCGGCTGGCTCGCGGGCTGACCTCGCCGGACTCCTTCTCCGGTTGGGGCGTCCGGACGCTGGCCGTGACCGAGGCTCGGTACAACCCCATGTCGTACCACAACGGGACCGTCTGGCCGCACGACAACTCCCTGATCGCCTACGGAGCCGCGAGGTATGGGCTGCAAGAGATCGCCGTGCAGGTGATGGAAGGGATCTTCGCCGCCGGGACCTACTTCGACCTGAACCGGATGCCGGAATTGTTCTGCGGGTTCGACCGGATTCAGGGCGAAGGCCCGATTCCGTATCCGGTGGCGTGCGCCCCGCAAGCCTGGGCGGCGGGCTCGGTGTTCCTGCTCTTGCAGGCGTGCCTGGGCCTCGGGGTCAGCGGCGTCGAGCGTCAGGTCTGGTTCCACCGGCCGCAACTCCCCTCCTTCCTGCCCGAGGTGCGGATCACGGATCTGTCCGTCGCGGGATCCACCGTGGACCTCCTGCTCGTCCGCCACGGAGACGACGTCGGCGTGAACGTCCTCCGCCGAACCGGAGACGTCTCCGTGGTCGTAGCCAAGTGA
- the kdpB gene encoding potassium-transporting ATPase subunit KdpB, with protein MSLDTEVGAPARDASGAQAFRLQRRSTRKLRLFEPALVRMATVQSFKMLDPREMARNPVMFLVEVGTVLTAIVTVQSIVQHAAIGLIVYQGVLAALLLLTVLFANFASALAEARGKAQADSLRATRADTPAFRLHDLKSASGEIVPSTTLRAGDYVVIEAGQVIPTDGEVVEGVASVDESAITGESAPVIREAGGDHSGVTGGTRVLSDRIVVQVTAEPGQSFLDKMIALVEGAARQKTPNEIALTIVLAAFSLIFLIVTASLYPMARYFGLTLDIATLIALLVCLIPTTIGALLAAIGIAGMDRALAANIIAKSGKAVEVAGDIDTLLLDKTGTITIGNRRATQFFPLNGTSPNDIARVSGLASMADSTPEGKSILDLARQQSAVDGRPPDDATFIEFTAHTRMSGVDLPDGPRLRKGAPNTIAKYVQDQGGGIPDGYQRTVDAIASGGATPLAVAEDDRIVGVIKLEDILKPGISERFARLRQMGLRVVMVTGDNPLTATAIAAEAGVDDFIAQATPEAKLAYIRKEQEGGKLVAMMGDGTNDAPALAQADIGVAMNSGTQAAKEAGNMVDLDSDPTKLIEVVEIGKQLLMTRGALTTFSIANDLAKYFAVIPAMFIVTLPELKVLDVMGLATNGGAYSAILAAVIFNAIIIPLLIPIALKGVKYRPVGAGALLRRNLLVYGLGGVIAPFIGIKLIDVAIDPLLALVGII; from the coding sequence ATGAGCCTCGACACCGAGGTCGGAGCGCCCGCTCGGGACGCCTCCGGAGCCCAGGCATTCAGACTCCAGCGCCGTAGTACGAGGAAGCTCCGCCTCTTCGAGCCGGCCCTCGTGCGGATGGCGACCGTCCAGTCCTTCAAGATGCTCGACCCGAGGGAAATGGCCCGCAACCCGGTCATGTTCCTGGTCGAGGTCGGCACCGTGCTCACGGCGATCGTGACCGTCCAGTCGATCGTCCAGCACGCGGCGATCGGGCTGATCGTCTACCAGGGGGTGCTGGCGGCCCTCCTGTTGCTGACGGTCTTGTTCGCCAACTTCGCCTCGGCCCTGGCCGAGGCGCGGGGCAAGGCCCAGGCCGACAGCCTGCGGGCGACCCGCGCCGACACGCCCGCCTTCCGCCTGCACGACCTGAAAAGCGCCTCCGGCGAGATCGTCCCCTCGACGACGCTTCGCGCCGGCGATTACGTGGTCATCGAGGCCGGGCAGGTCATACCGACCGACGGCGAGGTCGTCGAGGGGGTCGCGTCGGTCGACGAGAGCGCCATCACCGGCGAGAGCGCGCCGGTGATCCGCGAGGCCGGCGGCGACCACTCGGGCGTCACCGGCGGCACCCGCGTCCTGTCCGACCGGATCGTCGTCCAGGTGACGGCCGAACCCGGGCAGAGCTTCCTGGACAAGATGATCGCCCTGGTCGAGGGCGCCGCTCGGCAGAAGACCCCCAACGAGATCGCGCTCACGATCGTCCTGGCCGCGTTCTCGTTGATCTTCCTGATCGTCACGGCCTCGCTCTACCCGATGGCCCGCTACTTCGGCCTCACGTTGGACATCGCGACTCTGATCGCGCTTCTGGTCTGCCTGATCCCGACCACCATCGGCGCGCTGCTGGCGGCGATCGGCATCGCGGGCATGGACCGGGCCCTGGCGGCGAACATCATCGCCAAGAGCGGCAAGGCGGTCGAGGTGGCCGGCGACATCGACACCCTGCTCCTGGACAAGACCGGCACGATCACCATCGGCAACCGCCGAGCCACGCAGTTCTTCCCACTGAACGGCACTTCGCCCAACGACATCGCCCGGGTGTCCGGCCTGGCCTCGATGGCCGACTCCACGCCCGAGGGGAAGAGCATCCTCGACCTCGCCCGCCAGCAGTCGGCCGTCGACGGCCGCCCACCGGACGACGCGACCTTCATCGAATTCACCGCCCACACCCGCATGAGCGGCGTGGACCTTCCCGACGGGCCGAGGCTCCGCAAGGGCGCCCCGAACACCATCGCCAAGTACGTCCAGGACCAAGGCGGCGGCATCCCCGACGGGTATCAGCGGACCGTCGACGCGATCGCCTCCGGCGGCGCGACCCCGCTCGCCGTGGCCGAGGACGACCGGATCGTCGGCGTGATCAAGCTGGAGGACATCCTCAAGCCCGGCATCTCCGAGCGGTTCGCCCGGCTCCGCCAGATGGGACTGCGCGTGGTGATGGTCACCGGCGACAATCCGCTCACGGCCACCGCGATCGCCGCCGAGGCCGGCGTCGACGACTTCATCGCCCAGGCCACGCCCGAGGCCAAGCTCGCCTATATCCGCAAGGAGCAGGAGGGGGGCAAGCTCGTGGCCATGATGGGCGACGGCACCAACGACGCCCCCGCGCTCGCCCAGGCCGACATCGGCGTGGCGATGAACTCGGGCACGCAGGCCGCCAAGGAGGCCGGCAACATGGTCGACCTCGACAGCGACCCGACCAAGCTCATCGAGGTCGTCGAGATCGGCAAGCAGCTCCTGATGACCCGGGGCGCATTGACCACGTTCTCGATCGCCAACGACCTGGCCAAGTACTTCGCGGTCATCCCCGCGATGTTCATCGTCACCTTGCCCGAGTTGAAGGTCCTCGACGTGATGGGTCTGGCGACGAACGGCGGCGCGTACTCGGCGATCCTGGCGGCGGTGATCTTCAACGCGATCATCATCCCGCTGCTGATCCCGATCGCGCTGAAGGGGGTCAAGTACCGCCCCGTCGGCGCCGGCGCCCTGCTGCGGCGGAACCTGTTGGTTTACGGCCTGGGCGGCGTGATCGCGCCGTTCATCGGCATCAAGCTCATCGACGTCGCGATCGACCCGCTCCTGGCGTTGGTCGGCATCATTTGA
- a CDS encoding cupin domain-containing protein encodes MSEHAPSFADVIDVLPRELLTEGHRVDTLVKTPTFEVKRLLLSKGKEIPTHQAPGEITVQCVAGRIAFTAGGETHDLEAGRMLYLRAREPHSLVGLEHSVVLVTKLAGAPAGS; translated from the coding sequence ATGTCCGAGCATGCACCTTCGTTCGCCGACGTGATCGACGTCCTTCCTCGCGAGCTTCTGACCGAGGGGCATCGCGTGGATACACTCGTCAAGACGCCCACATTCGAGGTCAAGCGACTGTTGCTCTCGAAGGGGAAGGAGATCCCCACGCACCAGGCCCCTGGCGAGATCACGGTGCAGTGCGTGGCGGGTCGCATCGCCTTCACCGCCGGAGGGGAGACTCACGACCTCGAAGCCGGACGGATGCTCTACCTCCGCGCCCGAGAGCCCCATTCGCTGGTCGGACTCGAGCACTCGGTGGTGCTGGTGACGAAGCTCGCGGGGGCGCCGGCCGGCTCGTGA
- the def gene encoding peptide deformylase → MAVLRQIAHLGNPILRAPATSVPFPLTDEVRGLIDDMLETLRDADGVGLAAPQVYQPLQIMIVASRPNPRYPDAVEMEPIVVVNPEIVERSTERVKGWEGCLSIPGLRGEVARHKRIVARYQDVRGDHVVREFHDFVARIFQHEDDHLRGIVFLDRLEAGDQLATEREYQKRFARG, encoded by the coding sequence ATGGCCGTTCTCCGACAGATCGCCCACCTTGGCAATCCCATTCTGCGAGCGCCGGCCACGTCCGTGCCGTTCCCTCTGACGGACGAAGTGCGAGGCCTGATCGACGACATGCTGGAGACCCTGCGCGACGCCGACGGCGTGGGCCTCGCCGCGCCGCAGGTCTATCAACCGCTCCAGATCATGATCGTCGCCTCGCGACCAAACCCGCGCTATCCGGACGCCGTCGAAATGGAACCGATCGTGGTCGTCAATCCCGAGATCGTGGAGCGCTCGACCGAGCGGGTCAAGGGATGGGAAGGCTGCCTGAGCATCCCGGGGCTGCGGGGCGAAGTCGCCCGGCACAAGCGGATCGTGGCACGCTATCAGGACGTCCGGGGCGATCACGTCGTCCGCGAGTTTCACGATTTCGTCGCCCGGATCTTTCAGCACGAGGACGACCACCTGCGCGGGATCGTCTTCCTCGATCGGCTTGAAGCCGGCGACCAACTGGCCACCGAGCGCGAATACCAGAAGCGGTTCGCGCGCGGCTGA